One stretch of Flavobacterium sp. 9 DNA includes these proteins:
- a CDS encoding TetR/AcrR family transcriptional regulator: MSKAERTRQFIIETSAPIINKKGMAGTSLSDIMEATKLAKGGIYGNFENKEEICTESFLYLRSQLAAKLDAAVAKGISAKAKFTNLLEAYGDDKNTVGGCPILNFGVEADDTNPVIKEYVKKSIHSAQKRFSTIIENGVANNELSSNIKPEHFAIKVFAMIEGAILCREILNNNEQMNIILDSIKTEFESYVL; encoded by the coding sequence ATGAGTAAAGCAGAACGTACCAGACAATTTATTATCGAGACATCGGCACCTATTATTAATAAAAAAGGAATGGCCGGTACTTCGTTGAGCGATATTATGGAAGCTACAAAGCTGGCGAAAGGCGGTATATATGGCAATTTTGAGAATAAAGAAGAAATCTGTACCGAGTCATTTTTATATCTAAGATCACAATTAGCAGCTAAATTAGACGCTGCTGTCGCTAAGGGAATTTCGGCTAAAGCCAAATTTACAAACCTGCTTGAAGCTTACGGAGACGATAAAAATACCGTTGGAGGTTGTCCGATTTTGAATTTTGGAGTAGAAGCAGACGACACCAATCCGGTTATTAAAGAATATGTGAAAAAATCGATTCATTCTGCTCAAAAAAGATTTTCAACCATTATCGAAAATGGTGTTGCAAACAACGAATTATCCTCAAATATAAAACCCGAACATTTTGCCATAAAAGTTTTTGCGATGATCGAAGGCGCGATTTTATGTCGTGAAATATTGAATAATAATGAACAAATGAATATTATCCTGGATAGTATCAAAACTGAATTTGAAAGCTACGTTTTGTAG
- a CDS encoding MFS transporter yields MRNLKENHKGFSTFLALALIPLSGFATDIYLPSLPAMAKDLNVSASAIQLSLVFFMFSLGVSQIFIGSILDSFGRFKISIVSLAVFSLTSFVIAIVPDIYVIYAMRIIQGIAIAFIVIAKRAYFVDLFSGDKLKSYISLFSIIWACAPIMAPFLGGYLQNIFGWRSNFYFLGGLSLLFLILELLYSGESLKYFHPFKLKSIAQTYAGMIKTPDFTLGIVILGICFGLVVIFNLSSPFIVERVLGYSAVTTGYSSLLSGLSVMTGGIISKSLIHKPLGKKVTIAVSLQAVLVLLMISTAPMISNIYTLVGFTMGINICGGFIFNTIYGYCLSLFSKNAGVASGLTGGATYMVSSVFSYGFVNLYAVKSQLLLGAANISLIVFISILFIIFNRYRVNSIISKSLNFQNK; encoded by the coding sequence ATGAGAAATTTAAAAGAAAATCATAAAGGCTTTAGTACCTTTTTAGCCCTTGCCCTAATTCCTTTATCTGGTTTTGCAACCGATATTTATTTGCCGTCACTTCCTGCAATGGCAAAAGACCTGAATGTTTCTGCTTCAGCCATTCAGCTTTCACTCGTGTTTTTTATGTTTAGTTTGGGTGTCAGTCAGATATTTATAGGAAGCATACTCGATAGTTTCGGACGTTTTAAGATCAGTATTGTTTCACTTGCGGTATTTTCTTTAACCAGTTTTGTTATTGCCATTGTGCCGGATATTTATGTAATATATGCCATGCGAATTATCCAGGGAATCGCCATTGCATTTATTGTGATCGCAAAACGAGCTTATTTTGTAGACCTTTTTTCGGGTGATAAGCTAAAAAGTTACATTAGTTTATTCTCAATTATTTGGGCGTGTGCGCCAATTATGGCGCCGTTTTTAGGAGGATATTTGCAAAATATATTTGGCTGGAGATCTAACTTTTATTTTCTTGGCGGATTATCATTGTTATTTCTGATTTTAGAACTTCTTTATAGTGGAGAATCTTTAAAATATTTTCATCCTTTTAAATTAAAAAGCATTGCACAAACTTATGCAGGAATGATCAAAACGCCTGATTTTACATTAGGAATCGTAATTCTGGGTATTTGTTTTGGTCTGGTTGTTATTTTCAATTTGTCAAGTCCGTTTATTGTAGAACGTGTTTTAGGATATTCGGCTGTTACAACTGGTTACAGTTCTTTATTGTCTGGTTTATCTGTAATGACAGGCGGAATTATTTCGAAATCACTTATTCATAAACCTTTGGGCAAAAAAGTAACTATAGCTGTTTCTTTGCAAGCTGTTTTGGTATTGCTTATGATTTCTACGGCTCCAATGATTAGTAATATTTATACTTTGGTAGGTTTTACAATGGGAATAAATATCTGTGGAGGTTTCATTTTCAATACGATTTATGGATATTGTCTAAGTTTATTTTCTAAAAATGCCGGCGTAGCAAGCGGTTTAACCGGTGGAGCAACTTATATGGTAAGTTCAGTATTTAGTTATGGATTTGTGAATTTATATGCCGTAAAAAGCCAATTATTGCTTGGAGCAGCAAATATATCATTAATTGTTTTTATTAGTATTCTTTTTATCATTTTCAATAGATACAGAGTAAATAGTATCATTAGTAAAAGTCTTAATTTTCAGAATAAATAA
- a CDS encoding phosphatidylglycerol lysyltransferase domain-containing protein, whose amino-acid sequence MTEAKDTNTKLNFFKKIVFNFFSKKGKLLGQIVLTLIFFLIAFWFIKQERTELYQIKNSITEANPLWILIGFLVTLSYIFLQGLMYVVSFSAIGAKITLKDATNLFLKRNFISVFIPAGGITSLLFFTEPLLKKGVTKTDVHLASAIYGFTGILSVILFAIPLFLFSLLKGDIGYNEWLVFGLVIVIIPLFFLLFNSVLQKGKLYRFILRNFPKIEPFLLDLQEHKINRIGFFKIVLCSVIIDAVGILHIYIAMKALQFESSLFAATMAYVVAVIFLIISPFLRGLGAVEVSMGYILIRYGFDNMQAVAITLFYRFFEFWLPLFAGIILFVSKIQKLLLRVIPALLLLILGIVNIISVLTPAIHSRLHILKSFLPIEAISTSNYLVFTTGLFLLVTSAFMLKGLRMAWWFAVLLSVISLIGNLTKAIDFEESTIALLVLFVLIATRKEYYIKTNPKLGLIGLQTSLLSILAVLIYGVLGFYFFDKKHFNIDFSLGESIRYTLQNYFLIGSENLNPNGTFATHFLISLKISGFLSFGFLIYTLVKPSILKNTPTDEEKEIANNLMQQYGNSSLGYFKTYFDKSFFISKSKNAFISYRLAGNFAVALENPVGSSIEEIKLCILEFDKFCYDFGLRSIYYRIPETSLKTYTDIGKKYFFLGQAAVVDLGEFHLEGQNRKSLRNGLKKITDLGLQSIVNEPPIKDGLLQQIKAVSDQWLQETSRKEILFSQGIFLWEELKQQTIITVENGEGKILAFINIIPDYAKNESTYDLIRKTDDAPNGIMDFIMVALFNYLKSKDITYVDLGLAPMSGIENPQTIQEKSMKYAYEKVKSFSHYKGLRNFKDKFSPSWHNQYIVFEDDYDLIQIPRILSKVIKP is encoded by the coding sequence ATGACAGAAGCAAAAGACACGAATACCAAACTAAACTTTTTCAAAAAAATAGTGTTTAATTTCTTTTCGAAAAAGGGTAAATTATTAGGTCAGATTGTCTTGACGCTTATTTTTTTTCTAATTGCTTTTTGGTTTATAAAACAAGAACGAACCGAACTTTATCAAATCAAAAACAGCATTACAGAAGCAAATCCTTTATGGATATTAATTGGTTTCTTAGTCACGCTTTCTTATATCTTTCTACAAGGATTAATGTATGTCGTTTCGTTTTCGGCAATTGGCGCCAAAATCACTTTGAAAGATGCTACAAATTTGTTTCTGAAACGTAATTTTATCAGTGTATTTATTCCTGCTGGCGGTATTACCTCGCTTCTATTTTTTACCGAACCTTTGCTAAAGAAAGGCGTAACCAAAACAGACGTTCATTTAGCCTCAGCAATTTATGGTTTTACAGGTATTCTTTCCGTAATTCTTTTTGCAATACCGTTGTTTCTTTTTTCTCTTCTAAAAGGAGATATTGGTTATAACGAATGGTTGGTTTTTGGTCTTGTAATCGTCATTATTCCGTTGTTTTTTCTATTGTTTAATTCGGTACTTCAAAAGGGAAAACTCTATAGATTTATTTTGAGAAATTTTCCTAAAATAGAACCGTTTTTACTTGACTTACAAGAACACAAAATAAACAGAATTGGCTTTTTCAAAATAGTATTATGTTCCGTAATAATTGATGCCGTTGGAATCTTGCACATTTACATTGCCATGAAAGCGCTTCAATTTGAGTCGTCGCTTTTTGCCGCAACAATGGCTTATGTTGTTGCAGTTATTTTCCTGATTATATCTCCATTTTTAAGAGGTTTGGGCGCAGTCGAAGTTTCTATGGGATATATTTTAATTCGCTACGGTTTTGATAATATGCAAGCCGTTGCAATCACTTTATTTTATCGTTTTTTTGAATTCTGGCTTCCATTATTTGCAGGCATTATTCTTTTTGTTTCCAAAATTCAGAAGCTTCTATTACGTGTTATTCCCGCCTTGCTTTTGCTGATTCTTGGTATTGTCAATATTATTTCCGTTCTCACACCCGCAATCCATAGCAGATTGCATATTCTTAAAAGTTTCCTCCCAATTGAAGCTATAAGCACCTCAAATTATCTGGTATTCACAACCGGATTATTTCTATTGGTTACTTCGGCATTTATGCTAAAAGGGCTCCGAATGGCGTGGTGGTTTGCGGTGCTTTTATCTGTAATTTCTTTGATAGGAAATCTAACCAAAGCAATTGATTTTGAAGAATCTACTATCGCACTTTTAGTACTTTTTGTTTTAATCGCTACGAGAAAAGAATATTATATCAAAACAAATCCAAAGCTTGGTCTTATTGGTTTACAAACTTCATTATTAAGTATTTTAGCCGTTCTAATTTATGGTGTTCTTGGTTTTTATTTCTTTGATAAAAAACATTTTAATATCGATTTTAGTTTAGGAGAATCGATTCGATATACGCTTCAGAATTATTTCTTGATTGGCAGCGAAAATCTGAATCCAAATGGAACTTTTGCGACACATTTTCTAATTTCGCTCAAGATTAGCGGATTCCTTTCTTTCGGCTTTTTAATCTATACTTTGGTAAAACCTTCAATCTTAAAAAATACTCCAACAGACGAGGAAAAAGAGATTGCAAATAATTTAATGCAGCAATACGGAAACTCAAGTCTGGGTTATTTTAAAACCTATTTTGATAAATCATTCTTTATTTCGAAAAGCAAAAATGCCTTTATTTCGTATCGATTAGCGGGAAATTTTGCCGTTGCTTTAGAAAATCCTGTTGGAAGTTCTATCGAAGAAATCAAACTTTGCATTCTTGAATTTGATAAATTCTGTTACGATTTTGGGCTTAGAAGTATTTATTACCGAATTCCTGAAACAAGTCTGAAAACCTACACTGATATTGGCAAAAAATACTTCTTTCTCGGGCAAGCTGCGGTTGTTGATCTTGGAGAATTTCATTTGGAAGGGCAAAATCGGAAATCATTGCGAAATGGCTTAAAAAAGATTACAGATCTTGGTTTGCAATCTATTGTAAATGAACCCCCAATAAAAGATGGATTATTGCAGCAAATTAAAGCTGTTAGCGATCAATGGCTTCAGGAAACTTCGAGAAAAGAAATCCTTTTTTCGCAGGGAATTTTTCTGTGGGAAGAACTCAAACAACAAACCATTATTACGGTCGAAAACGGCGAAGGAAAAATTCTTGCTTTCATAAATATTATTCCCGATTATGCAAAAAATGAAAGTACTTATGATTTAATCCGAAAAACTGATGATGCGCCAAATGGCATTATGGACTTTATTATGGTCGCGCTTTTTAATTATCTTAAATCAAAAGACATTACTTATGTTGATCTTGGTCTGGCTCCAATGAGCGGAATCGAAAATCCGCAAACCATACAGGAAAAATCAATGAAATATGCGTACGAAAAAGTAAAATCATTTTCTCATTATAAAGGTTTACGCAACTTCAAAGACAAATTTTCTCCTTCGTGGCACAATCAATATATTGTTTTTGAAGATGATTATGATTTAATTCAAATACCTAGAATTTTATCTAAAGTCATAAAACCTTAG
- a CDS encoding polysaccharide deacetylase family protein, with the protein MEDKKQVFQTETKLRWRTFQWSTRLIIFFLLMLIPVFIITLQRGLKPVLPILGNDPSTQKLLSPTIPQELSAKDLRKYKGFDSFLRSKSKMEELKKQNQAVDLQEIRAAFYVDWDPQSLFSLQKNIDKLNMVIPEWFFIDPKTDLLRTEIDTAASKIMKKAGIKIIPIINNINDAKGGDFDGDLVHRILHDNVKRERLINDIVKNLKQYKLQGINIDFEEFKETSDEPIIAFQKELYEKLHAQGFIVTQDIMADNGDFNIKALAKYNDYMFLMAYDEHYAGSVPGAISSQKWTERILDQIAKEIPSNKIILCFAGYGYDWEQNKEAITVTYDEALSLAKQYGATITFDNNTYNNSFSYKDGRGNKHQVYFTDAATNFNTIRFADEYGTAGTALWRLGSEDGRLWHYYNRSLTNESVTKNAFDFRTLEKVHMIFSTPDYIGEGEILNVLTDPQPGKIKLQTDPKESIITEESYLELPTKYVISKFGNVHNEVVLTFDDGPDPTYTPQILDILKRENVPATFFVVGLQGENNIPLLQRIYTEGHEIGNHTFTHPNIALVSKERASAEMETTRLLIEAVTGRSTVLFRAPYNADAEPTTEAELRPVALSKAQNYYTVGESIDPNDWEKGIIADSIYARVIREYEEDPSKGIILLHDAGGNRQQTVEALPRIIKYFKDKGVQFTTVSKLLGKNKNEIMPKAKGNLMTIDNIIFGLGYWFGHFITAVFWIAILLGFFRILLMAIMAFYKKWKDHKHPLSYTTEGENYPKVSIIVPAYNEEVNAVKTIQNLLRQDYPSFDIIFVDDGSKDSTFSKVDLEYKNHHIVKVHTKVNGGKASALNYGISITNSDFVVCIDADTQLKTDALSQLMKCFRLQFKKQSTSWCRCRKCKSG; encoded by the coding sequence ATGGAAGATAAAAAACAAGTATTTCAGACGGAAACAAAATTGCGCTGGCGAACTTTTCAATGGTCAACGCGATTGATTATTTTTTTCTTATTAATGTTAATTCCGGTCTTTATTATCACTTTGCAAAGAGGTTTAAAACCTGTTTTGCCAATTTTGGGTAATGATCCTTCGACACAAAAATTATTGAGTCCAACTATTCCGCAGGAGCTTAGTGCAAAAGACCTTAGAAAATACAAAGGTTTTGATAGTTTTTTGAGATCAAAATCAAAAATGGAAGAGCTGAAAAAACAAAATCAGGCAGTTGATCTTCAGGAAATCCGTGCTGCTTTTTATGTAGATTGGGATCCGCAGAGTTTGTTTTCGCTTCAAAAAAATATTGATAAACTCAATATGGTGATTCCCGAATGGTTTTTTATAGATCCTAAAACTGATTTGCTTCGGACAGAAATTGACACGGCAGCTTCGAAGATTATGAAAAAGGCCGGAATCAAAATTATTCCAATAATCAACAATATTAATGACGCAAAAGGTGGAGATTTTGATGGTGATTTGGTACACCGAATTCTGCATGACAATGTAAAAAGAGAAAGACTTATAAATGATATTGTAAAGAATCTGAAGCAATATAAACTTCAGGGAATTAATATTGATTTTGAAGAATTTAAGGAAACTAGTGATGAACCAATTATCGCTTTTCAGAAGGAACTTTACGAAAAATTGCATGCACAAGGCTTTATCGTCACGCAGGATATCATGGCTGACAATGGCGATTTTAATATAAAAGCATTGGCAAAGTACAATGATTATATGTTTTTGATGGCATATGATGAACATTATGCAGGAAGTGTTCCGGGCGCAATAAGCAGCCAGAAATGGACAGAAAGAATTCTTGATCAGATTGCGAAAGAAATTCCATCGAACAAAATTATTCTCTGTTTTGCAGGATATGGTTATGATTGGGAGCAAAACAAAGAGGCAATAACGGTTACTTACGATGAAGCATTATCGCTCGCAAAACAATATGGCGCAACGATTACTTTTGACAATAATACTTACAACAATTCTTTTAGCTATAAAGACGGAAGAGGGAACAAGCATCAGGTTTATTTTACAGATGCAGCGACCAATTTTAATACCATTCGTTTTGCAGATGAATACGGAACTGCCGGAACCGCATTATGGCGATTAGGCAGCGAAGACGGCAGATTGTGGCATTATTATAATAGAAGTTTAACGAACGAAAGTGTTACAAAAAATGCGTTCGATTTTAGAACTTTAGAAAAAGTACACATGATTTTTTCGACGCCGGATTATATTGGAGAAGGCGAAATTCTGAATGTTTTGACAGATCCTCAGCCGGGAAAAATTAAACTTCAAACAGATCCGAAAGAATCGATTATAACTGAGGAAAGTTATCTTGAATTGCCAACAAAATATGTAATCAGCAAGTTTGGAAATGTACATAATGAGGTTGTTTTAACTTTTGATGATGGTCCGGATCCAACTTATACACCGCAAATTCTGGATATTTTGAAGCGTGAAAATGTGCCTGCAACCTTTTTTGTTGTGGGACTTCAGGGCGAGAATAATATTCCGCTTTTACAGCGAATTTATACGGAAGGACACGAAATAGGGAATCATACTTTTACTCATCCAAATATTGCATTGGTAAGTAAAGAACGAGCTTCGGCAGAAATGGAAACCACGCGTTTGTTGATCGAAGCGGTTACTGGCAGAAGTACCGTACTTTTTAGAGCGCCCTACAATGCAGATGCTGAACCTACAACTGAAGCTGAACTTAGACCTGTTGCGTTGAGTAAAGCTCAGAATTATTATACGGTTGGCGAAAGTATCGATCCCAACGATTGGGAAAAAGGCATTATTGCGGATAGTATTTATGCCAGAGTCATTCGAGAATATGAAGAAGATCCAAGCAAAGGGATAATTTTGCTTCATGATGCGGGCGGAAACAGGCAACAAACTGTAGAAGCTTTACCGCGAATTATTAAATATTTTAAAGATAAAGGCGTTCAGTTTACGACTGTTTCTAAGTTATTAGGAAAAAATAAAAACGAAATTATGCCTAAAGCCAAAGGAAACTTAATGACGATTGATAACATTATTTTTGGTTTGGGATATTGGTTTGGACATTTTATTACGGCTGTTTTCTGGATTGCAATTCTGTTGGGATTCTTTCGTATTTTGTTGATGGCAATCATGGCTTTTTACAAGAAATGGAAAGACCACAAACATCCTTTATCCTATACTACAGAAGGAGAAAATTATCCTAAAGTAAGTATTATTGTTCCGGCGTATAATGAAGAAGTAAATGCTGTAAAAACAATTCAGAATTTGCTGCGACAAGATTATCCTAGTTTCGATATTATTTTTGTTGATGATGGCTCAAAAGACAGCACTTTTTCTAAAGTCGATTTAGAATATAAAAATCATCATATTGTAAAAGTTCACACCAAAGTGAATGGCGGAAAAGCTTCTGCTCTTAACTACGGAATTTCCATTACAAACAGTGATTTTGTGGTTTGTATTGATGCCGATACACAATTAAAAACCGATGCACTTTCGCAATTAATGAAGTGTTTCAGGCTGCAATTCAAAAAACAATCAACAAGTTGGTGCCGTTGCCGGAAATGTAAAAGTGGGTAA
- a CDS encoding glycosyltransferase — translation MGNENTMLARWQSIEYTTAQNFDRRAFDLVNGITVVPGAIGAFRKEAIEIAGGFTTDTLAEDCDLTIRILRNNYRIVNCVEAVAVTEAPETLNEFMKQRFRWSYGIMQAFWKNRDACFNPKYKGLGMISLPNVLIFQILLPIFAPLADLILILSLIWNHNDPDSLHKIAIYYLVFMLVDMLVSVIAFVFEKERLSKLIWLIPQRFVYRQLMYVILFRAIRRAIKGESQSWGVLTRTGNVGSLD, via the coding sequence GTGGGTAACGAAAATACGATGTTGGCAAGATGGCAAAGTATCGAATATACAACCGCGCAAAACTTTGACAGGCGAGCTTTTGATTTAGTTAATGGAATTACAGTAGTGCCGGGCGCTATTGGAGCTTTTAGAAAAGAAGCGATAGAAATTGCTGGAGGTTTTACAACAGATACTCTTGCCGAAGATTGTGATTTGACCATTAGAATTTTGCGAAACAATTATCGTATCGTCAATTGTGTTGAAGCAGTTGCGGTTACAGAAGCTCCTGAAACTTTGAACGAGTTTATGAAGCAGCGTTTTCGTTGGAGCTATGGAATTATGCAGGCATTCTGGAAAAATCGAGACGCTTGCTTTAATCCAAAATATAAAGGTTTGGGAATGATTTCGCTGCCAAATGTGCTGATATTTCAGATTCTGCTTCCAATATTTGCTCCATTGGCAGATTTAATTTTGATTCTAAGTTTAATATGGAATCATAACGATCCGGATAGTCTTCATAAAATCGCTATTTATTATCTGGTATTTATGCTTGTCGATATGTTAGTAAGTGTAATTGCTTTTGTCTTCGAAAAAGAGCGATTAAGCAAACTAATATGGCTTATTCCGCAGCGATTTGTGTATCGTCAATTGATGTATGTGATATTGTTCAGAGCTATCAGAAGAGCCATAAAAGGAGAAAGTCAGAGTTGGGGAGTATTAACCAGAACCGGAAATGTAGGGTCATTAGATTAG
- the xylA gene encoding xylose isomerase produces MVVLGDKEYYKGIGKINFEGKDSDNPLAFRYYNPDQIVAGKTMREHFKFAISYWYSFGGAGSDIFGQSTQTLAWNELREPIQAAKNRADAAFEFISKMGFGYYCFHDHDLVQEGQTFTQSELRLATMTDYLKEKQAVSGIKVLWGAANCFSNPRYMNGAATNPDFKVVARAAAQVKLAMDVTIALEGENYVFWGAREGYLSLLNTDMKRELDHMGTFLCKARDYARGQGFKGNFLIEPKPMEPSKHQYDFDCATTIGFLRQHGLEKDFKINIEVNHATLAQHTFQHELDVAAMSGMLGSIDANRGDNQNGWDTSQFPNNIQDVTEAMLVFLKAGGVNGGGVNFDSKIRRNSTDMEDIFLAHIGGADVFARALLTADKIITSSPYENLRKQRYSSFDSGKGKQFEQGKLNFKDLYTIAIENGELELQSGKQEFFENIINRYI; encoded by the coding sequence ATGGTAGTTTTAGGAGACAAAGAGTATTATAAAGGAATTGGTAAAATCAATTTTGAAGGAAAGGATTCAGACAATCCTTTGGCTTTCAGATATTACAATCCTGATCAAATTGTTGCAGGCAAAACTATGCGTGAACATTTTAAATTTGCGATATCTTATTGGTACAGTTTCGGAGGTGCAGGATCAGATATTTTTGGACAATCAACTCAGACTCTTGCCTGGAATGAATTAAGAGAGCCTATTCAGGCTGCAAAAAATCGTGCCGATGCCGCTTTTGAATTTATAAGCAAAATGGGATTTGGTTATTATTGCTTTCACGATCACGATTTGGTTCAGGAAGGACAAACTTTTACCCAGTCTGAATTGCGATTGGCAACCATGACAGATTATTTAAAAGAAAAACAAGCTGTCTCAGGAATTAAAGTACTTTGGGGAGCTGCCAATTGTTTTTCGAATCCAAGATATATGAACGGAGCTGCTACAAATCCGGATTTTAAAGTAGTTGCCAGAGCTGCGGCTCAGGTAAAATTAGCGATGGATGTGACTATTGCACTTGAAGGCGAAAATTATGTTTTTTGGGGTGCGCGTGAAGGTTATTTGAGCTTATTAAATACAGACATGAAACGCGAACTGGATCATATGGGAACGTTTTTGTGCAAGGCAAGAGATTATGCACGAGGACAAGGTTTTAAAGGGAATTTCTTAATCGAACCAAAACCTATGGAACCTTCTAAACATCAATATGATTTTGATTGCGCCACGACAATTGGTTTCCTGCGTCAACATGGTTTAGAGAAAGATTTTAAAATAAATATAGAAGTAAACCACGCAACATTAGCACAGCATACTTTTCAGCATGAGCTTGATGTAGCGGCGATGTCAGGGATGTTAGGAAGTATTGATGCTAACAGAGGAGATAATCAGAATGGCTGGGACACGTCTCAGTTTCCAAATAATATTCAGGATGTTACAGAAGCGATGTTGGTTTTTCTTAAAGCTGGTGGAGTTAATGGCGGTGGCGTAAATTTTGATTCAAAAATTAGAAGAAACTCTACAGATATGGAGGATATTTTTCTGGCTCATATTGGTGGCGCAGATGTTTTTGCAAGAGCTTTATTAACAGCGGATAAAATTATTACTTCATCACCATATGAAAATTTAAGAAAACAACGTTACAGTTCTTTTGATAGCGGAAAAGGAAAACAATTTGAGCAAGGCAAACTGAATTTTAAAGATTTGTACACGATTGCAATCGAAAACGGTGAATTGGAATTACAAAGCGGAAAACAAGAGTTTTTTGAGAATATAATCAATCGTTATATCTAG